A region from the Rhodamnia argentea isolate NSW1041297 chromosome 7, ASM2092103v1, whole genome shotgun sequence genome encodes:
- the LOC115728807 gene encoding LOW QUALITY PROTEIN: phosphoribosylamine--glycine ligase-like (The sequence of the model RefSeq protein was modified relative to this genomic sequence to represent the inferred CDS: inserted 1 base in 1 codon) translates to MSKSVPIPPASSDDGGRVVALVIGAGGREHALCFALQRSPSCKAVFCAPGNAGISSSGSAFCLPELDISDSSAVISVCRDLGIDLVVVGPEAPLVSGIVDDLSQAGILTFGPSSKAAALEGSKSFFKSICDKYNIPTAKYKVFTDPFAANQYVKEEGVPIVLKADGLAAGKAVVIAMTLEEARDAIDSILVKGAFGSAGRKLIVEEFLDGEEITFHALVDGETALALESTSDHSRVGEGDTGPNTGGMGAYSPVPIITPELGSLVMESIISPIVKGMAAEGRKFVGILNAGLMIENKSGLPKLFECNARFGDPECQMLMVRLESDLVQALLAACRGELSRVTLDWSPEAAMVVVMASKGYPGVYETGSVIHNLTAAELVAPSVKIFHANTAFDSDGNFIAAGGRVLCVTAKGRNLEEARDRAYQAVEAINWPGGFXSTGYWVESTIPKEAI, encoded by the exons ATGTCTAAATCGGTACCCATACCACCTGCTTCAAGCGACGACGGCG GGAGAGTAGTTGCTCTAGTGATAGGCGCTGGCGGAAGGGAGCATGCACTCTGCTTCGCCTTGCAACGATCCCCATCGTGCAAGGCTGTCTTCTGTGCGCCTGGAAATGCTGGCATTTCCAGTTCTGGAAGTGCCTTTTGCCTTCCGGAGCTGGACATTTCTGATAGTTCAGCTGTCATATCTGTCTGCCGCGATCTGGGAATCGACCTTGTGGTAGTTGGGCCCGAGGCTCCTCTTGTTTCTGGAATTGTGGATGATCTTTCTCAAGCAGGAATTCTTACCTTTGGCCCCTCATCCAAAGCCGCTGCTTTAGAGGGCTCTAAAAgcttcttcaagagcatctgcgacAAGTACAACATCCCCACAGCCAAG TATAAAGTTTTCACCGATCCATTTGCTGCAAACCAATACGTCAAGGAGGAAGGGgtgccaattgttctaaaagccgATGGATTGGCTGCTGGGAAGGCGGTTGTTATTGCCATGACTTTGGAGGAGGCACGTGACGCTATTGACTCAATCCTCGTGAAGGGTGCTTTTGGCTCTGCAGGTAGAAAGCTCATTGTTGAGGAGTTCCTCGATggagaagaaatcacttttcATGCCCTGGTAGATGGAGAGACTGCCCTGGCATTGGAATCTACTTCCGATCATTCACGAGTTGGGGAAGGCGATACTGGTCCAAATACTGGTGGAATGGGTGCATATTCTCCGGTGCCAATCATAACACCTGAATTAGGGTCTTTAGTGATGGAATCCATCATTTCCCCAATTGTCAAAGGTATGGCAGCTGAGGGTCGAAAGTTTGTGGGAATTCTCAATGCTGGGCTTATGATAGAGAACAAGTCCGGGTTGCCTAAATTGTTTGAGTGCAATGCACGCTTTGGAGATCCCGAGTGCCAG ATGTTGATGGTTCGCTTGGAGTCGGATTTGGTACAAGCGTTGCTGGCAGCATGTAGGGGAGAGTTGAGCAGAGTGACACTTGATTGGTCGCCCGAAGCTGCCATGGTGGTGGTAATGGCGAGCAAGGGCTATCCAGGCGTCTATGAAACGGGGAGTGTGATTCATAATCTTACGGCAGCAGAGCTTGTGGCTCCATCTGTGAAGATATTTCACGCCAACACAGCTTTTGACTCGGACGGCAATTTCATTGCGGCTGGAGGTCGCGTTCTTTGTGTCACTGCCAAGGGGAGGAATTTAGAAGAAGCTCGTGACAGAGCTTACCAAGCAGTGGAAGCCATCAACTGGCCAGGAGGAT TATCGACGGGATATTGGGTCGAGAGTACTATTCCCAAAGAAGCAATCTGA
- the LOC115728806 gene encoding UMP-CMP kinase 3-like isoform X1 — protein sequence MIQNMIKEGKIVPAEVSIKLLPKATQESGNDKFLIDGFPLNEESHAAFEAVTKIEPEFALFFDCPVEEMEKHLLSRSQGGEDDNVEAIRKRFEAFLGSSLPVIEHYHSRGNVRKVRKFLNVLKPSVEALLAVKVTERNETMGAWIIFTSLLNAVCSCCPFNTLYRTNTCNYVS from the exons ATGATCCAGAATATGATTAAGGAGGGAAAGATTGTGCCTGCGGAAGTGTCAATCAAGCTCCTGCCAAAAGCCACGCAGGAAAGTGGAAATGACAAGTTCCTTATCGACGGTTTCCCTCTGAATGAGGAAAGTCATGCGGCATTTGAAGCTGTT ACTAAAATTGAGCCAGAATTCGCGTTGTTTTTTGATTGTCCTGTGGAAGAGATGGAAAAGCACTTGTTGAGTCGGAGTCAG GGAGGAGAAGATGACAACGTAGAAGCAATAAGGAAAAGGTTTGAGGCATTCTTGGGGTCTAGCCTCCCCGTTATTGAACATTACCATTCCAGGGGAAATGTCAGAAAGGTGAGGAAATTTCTAAATGTGTTGAAACCTTCTGTAG AGGCTTTGTTGGCTGTGAAGGTCACTGAAAGGAACGAAACGATGGGGGCCTGGATCATCTTCACAAGTTTGTTAAATGCTGTTTGTTCATGCTGTCCGTTTAATACCTTATACAGAACCAATACTTGTAATTATGTCTCATGA
- the LOC115728806 gene encoding UMP-CMP kinase 3-like isoform X2 has protein sequence MIQNMIKEGKIVPAEVSIKLLPKATQESGNDKFLIDGFPLNEESHAAFEAVTKIEPEFALFFDCPVEEMEKHLLSRSQGGEDDNVEAIRKRFEAFLGSSLPVIEHYHSRGNVRKRLCWL, from the exons ATGATCCAGAATATGATTAAGGAGGGAAAGATTGTGCCTGCGGAAGTGTCAATCAAGCTCCTGCCAAAAGCCACGCAGGAAAGTGGAAATGACAAGTTCCTTATCGACGGTTTCCCTCTGAATGAGGAAAGTCATGCGGCATTTGAAGCTGTT ACTAAAATTGAGCCAGAATTCGCGTTGTTTTTTGATTGTCCTGTGGAAGAGATGGAAAAGCACTTGTTGAGTCGGAGTCAG GGAGGAGAAGATGACAACGTAGAAGCAATAAGGAAAAGGTTTGAGGCATTCTTGGGGTCTAGCCTCCCCGTTATTGAACATTACCATTCCAGGGGAAATGTCAGAAAG AGGCTTTGTTGGCTGTGA
- the LOC125316005 gene encoding uncharacterized protein LOC125316005, producing MSSQPLILAPKPSSTRQLSFCRPSYFASSHLNLAHKPYSTSLWTSRLHLISTHVASLASKLPYLPEGSLTEKLARVAFVFGSGKGTRRANFIQHFGFAQLNGGDLLQAEIQSGYRIGLISHCP from the exons atgtcttcaCAACCCCTCATTTTAGCTCCCAAGCCTTCTTCCACCCGACAGCTGAGTTTCTGCCGGCCTTCGt ATTTTGCCAGCAGCCACCTCAACTTGGCCCACAAGCCCTACTCCACTTCTCTGTGGACCTCTCGCCTCCATCTGATATCTACTCACGTTGCCTCTCTCGCTAGC AAACTGCCTTACCTACCGGAGGGAAGCCTGACAGAGAAATTGGCTAgggttgcttttgttttcg GCAGTGGAAAGGGTACCCGACGTGCGAATTTCATTCAGCACTTTGGCTTCGCCCAACTGAATGGCGGTGATCTTCTCCAAGCAGAAATCCAATCTGGTTACAGAATTGGGTTAATAAGCCACTGTCCTTGA
- the LOC115728811 gene encoding phosphoribosylamine--glycine ligase-like, with protein MSSASTSSLSVYSKLFNKHSCGFAIPGFVSSRTACCFAGTVHSRLTLHLKSTQCLPIRNSRSIFKCVHQTSEPSVSIDSFQSNDVSAEEKVVVLVIGEGAREHALCFALRQSPSCEAVFCAPGNAGISSSRDATCISDLGILDSLAVISFCRKQGIGLVVVGPEAPLVSGLADDLFKAGIPAFGPSSEAAVLEGSKNFMKNLCDKYNIPTAKYKTFMDPSAAKKYIKEEGTPIVIKADGLADGKGVIIAKTLEEAYEAVDSMLVKGIFGSAGCKILVEEFLEGEEASFHALVDGENAVALESAQDHKQVGDGDRGPNTGGMGAYSPAPILTPELQSLVMKSIILPTVKGMAAEGCRFVGVLYAGLMIEKKSGLPKLIEYNVRFGDPECQVLMARLESDLVQAMLAACRGDVTGVKLKWSPESAMVVVMASKGYPGAYDKGSVIWNLEEAEVVAPSVKILHAGTAFDSDGNIVATGGRVLGVTAKGKNLEEAHERAYQAIEAINWPGGFCRQDIGWRAFAKQQLANQG; from the exons ATGTCTTCCGCTTCTACATCCAGTCTTTCAGTTTACTCGAAGCTCTTCAACAAACACAGCTGTGGATTCGCCATCCCGGGCTTTGTAAGTAGTAGAACTGCCTGCTGTTTTGCTGGAACTGTCCACTCGAGATTGACCCTGCACCTTAAGAGTACTCAGTGTTTGCCAATCCGCAATTCTCGGTCGATCTTCAAGTGTGTCCATCAAACATCCGAGCCATCAGTCAGCATTGATTCATTCCAAAGCAATGATGTTTCTG CAGAAGAGAAAGTGGTTGTGTTGGTCATTGGGGAAGGAGCGAGGGAACACGCTCTTTGCTTTGCCTTGCGACAATCTCCATCATGTGAGGCGGTCTTTTGTGCACCTGGAAATGCCGGTATTTCAAGCTCAAGAGATGCCACTTGCATTTCAGACCTCGGTATTCTTGATAGCTTGGCCGTAATTTCCTTCTGCCGCAAGCAGGGAATTGGACTTGTTGTGGTTGGACCAGAGGCGCCTCTTGTTTCGGGTCTAGCGGATGACCTATTTAAGGCTGGTATTCCTGCCTTTGGCCCTTCATCTGAAGCTGCTGTTTTGGAGGGTTCTAAAAACTTCATGAAGAACTTGTGTGATAAGTACAACATCCCCACAGCCAAG TATAAAACATTCATGGATCCATCTGCAGCGAAAAAGTATATCAAAGAGGAGGGAACCCCTATTGTTATAAAAGCAGATGGATTGGCTGATGGGAAGGGAGTTATTATTGCCAAGACCCTAGAGGAGGCATATGAAGCTGTTGACTCAATGCTTGTGAAGGGAATTTTTGGTTCTGCTGGGTGCAAAATCCTTGTCGAGGAGTTCTTGGAAGGAGAGGAAGCTTCTTTCCACGCACTGGTGGATGGAGAGAATGCAGTTGCTCTAGAATCTGCGCAAGACCATAAACAAGTAGGGGATGGTGATAGAGGACCTAATACTGGCGGAATGGGTGCATACTCTCCAGCACCAATCTTGACCCCAGAATTGCAGTCTTTGGTTATGAAGTCTATCATTCTCCCTACTGTCAAAGGGATGGCAGCAGAGGGCTGCAGGTTTGTTGGTGTTCTCTATGCTGGGCTCATGATAGAGAAGAAGTCTGGGTTGCCAAAGTTGATTGAGTACAATGTGCGCTTTGGGGATCCAGAGTGCCAG GTATTGATGGCTCGGTTGGAATCGGATTTGGTACAAGCAATGCTGGCAGCTTGTAGGGGAGATGTGACTGGAGTGAAGCTCAAGTGGTCCCCCGAATCTGCCATGGTGGTGGTCATGGCAAGTAAGGGCTATCCAGGGGCTTATGATAAGGGAAGCGTGATATGGAATCTTGAAGAAGCAGAAGTTGTTGCTCCATCTGTTAAGATACTCCACGCGGGAACAGCGTTTGACTCGGATGGTAATATCGTTGCAACTGGAGGTCGTGTTCTCGGAGTTACTGCCAAGGGGAAAAATTTGGAAGAAGCCCATGAAAGAGCTTACCAAGCAATTGAAGCCATCAACTGGCCGGGAGGGTTCTGCCGTCAAGACATTGGATGGAGAGCATTTGCAAAGCAGCAGCTTGCAAACCAAGGCTGA
- the LOC115742472 gene encoding receptor-like serine/threonine-protein kinase ALE2, which translates to MSVLECFFGGKRIDVQQSLLKLIVISCHVISIVSADLNRNSVPASPLSPSATASTPAIPDLSPPKKLPHRQWRRHISPQAAPVLVLSPDHPPLYDPLITSGHPPTSSRLSKPSMKRSGLVPPSASLADIAPTQSSPATVPAALAEPPLSRNVSNCCQLDMVLKRGSEGCHCVYPIRLDLLLLNVSQNPDWNVFLQEFASQLGLQVSQIELINFYMLSFTRLNISMDITPQTGLSFSASDAYAINSSLSLHRVHLSPALVGDYELLNITWFKAPPPSEAPIVPTSPPVAQPHQPTARPSNPSDGAKHSSLVLIICIGVGIAMVIVIMVLVICACTSRRGKTEASKEISPTDIVKLRTPDSHPVVGSLPHPSSTRVLAYEELKKATDNFARESILGEGGFGRVFKGVLIDGTAVAIKRLTTGGQQGDKEFSVEVEMLSRLHHRNLVKLVGYYSSPDSSQNLLCYELVPNGSLESWLHGPLGVNCPLDWDTRMKIALDAARGLAYLHEDSQPCVIHRDFKASNILLEKNFHAKVADFGLAKQAPEGRTNYLSTRVMGTFGYVAPEYAMTGHLLVKSDVYSYGVVLLELLTGRKPVDMAQPSGQENLVTWTRPILRDKDRLEELADPRLGGNYPKEDFVRVCTIAAACVAPEASQRPTMGEVVQSLKMVQRVAECQDTMLNSANARPNLRQSSTTFESDGTSSMFSSGPYSGLSAFENDNLSRTAVYSEDLHEGR; encoded by the exons ATGTCGGTGCTCGAGTGCTTCTTCGGAG GAAAAAGGATTGATGTCCAACAGTCATTGCTGAAACTGATTGTCATCTCCTGTCATGTTATTTCCATCGTATCTGCGGATTTAAACCGCAATTCCGTACCAGCATCACCATTATCTCCCAGTGCCACAGCGAGCACTCCTGCTATTCCTGATCTTTCCCCTCCAAAGAAGTTACCACATAGACAATGGCGGAGACATATCTCTCCTCAGGCTGCACCGGTACTTGTTTTGTCGCCAGATCATCCACCTCTTTATGACCCCTTGATAACTTCTGGTCACCCCCCAACAAGTTCACGCTTGTCCAAACCATCAATGAAGAGGAGCGGCTTGGTTCCTCCAAGTGCCAGCCTGGCAGATATTGCCCCAACTCAATCCAGTCCTGCAACAGTTCCAGCCGCATTGGCTGAGCCACCACTATCGCGTAATGTCTCAA ATTGTTGCCAACTCGACATGGTGCTAAAACGGGGCAGTGAAGGTTGCCATTGTGTTTATCCCATAAGGCTTGACCTTCTCCTGCTAAATGTATCCCAAAATCCTGATTGGAATGTTTTTCTCCAAGAATTTGCTTCTCAGCTGGGCTTGCAAGTTTCTCAAATAGAGTTGATAAATTTCTATATGCTCAGCTTTACAAGATTGAATATATCGATGGATATCACTCCGCAAACGGGATTGAGTTTCTCAGCTAGTGATGCGTATGCAATCAACTCTTCCCTCTCTTTACATCGAGTTCATCTAAGCCCTGCGCTGGTGGGTGATTATGAACTTCTGAACATTACTTGGTTCAAGGCACCTCCACCTTCTGAAG CTCCCATTGTTCCGACATCACCGCCGGTGGCACAACCTCATCAACCAACTGCTAGACCATCTAACCCTTCGGATGGGGCAAAGCATTCAAGTTTGGTTCTTATTATTTGCATTGGTGTGGGTATCGCAATGGTGATTGTTATAATGGTGCTTGTAATATGTGCATGCACTTCCAGAAGGGGGAAGACTGAGGCGTCTAAGGAAATCAGTCCAACGGACATCG TTAAGCTGAGGACTCCAGATTCACATCCAGTAGTAGGTTCTCTTCCCCACCCATCAAGTACACGTGTACTTGCATATGAAGAGCTCAAAAAAGCAACTGACAACTTCGCACGGGAGAGCATACTTGGAGAGGGTGGGTTTGGCAGGGTTTTCAAAGGTGTCTTAATTGATGGTACTGCTGTGGCAATCAAGAGACTCACTACTGGAGGTCAACAAGGTGATAAAGAGTTTTCGGTTGAGGTTGAAATGCTGAGCAGGTTGCATCACCGTAATCTTGTGAAACTCGTGGGTTACTATAGCAGTCCCGACTCTTCACAAAATTTACTTTGCTATGAGCTTGTACCAAATGGGAGTTTAGAGTCCTGGCTTCATG GTCCTCTTGGAGTGAACTGTCCTTTGGATTGGGATACCAGAATGAAGATTGCTCTTGATGCTGCCAGAGGACTTGCATACCTACATGAGGACTCACAGCCTTGTGTGATCCACCGAGATTTCAAGGCATCCAATATATTGCTTGAGAAAAACTTTCATGCTAAAGTAGCAGATTTTGGCCTGGCCAAACAGGCACCTGAAGGAAGGACAAATTATCTGTCTACTCGGGTGATGGGCACATTTGG GTATGTGGCCCCGGAGTATGCAATGACAGGACATCTACTTGTGAAGAGTGACGTTTATAGCTATGGAGTGGTCCTACTCGAGTTATTGACTGGAAGGAAGCCTGTAGACATGGCACAGCCATCTGGACAGGAGAATCTTGTCACTTGG ACGAGGCCAATTCTTAGAGACAAGGACAGGCTGGAAGAACTTGCTGATCCTAGGCTCGGTGGCAACTACCCGAAGGAAGATTTTGTGCGGGTTTGCACAATTGCGGCTGCATGCGTTGCTCCTGAGGCGAGTCAACGGCCTACAATGGGTGAAGTGGTACAATCACTCAAAATGGTGCAGCGCGTCGCCGAATGCCAGGATACAATGCTAAATTCCGCCAATGCCAGACCCAACCTTAGGCAGTCATCTACGACCTTCGAGTCAGATGGGACATCGTCGATGTTCTCATCTGGTCCTTACTCTGGTTTAAGTGCTTTCGAAAACGACAACCTCTCTAGAACTGCAGTCTATTCTGAAGATCTTCACGAAGGAAGATGA